In Phalacrocorax aristotelis chromosome 11, bGulAri2.1, whole genome shotgun sequence, the DNA window TAAGagagcagtatttttaaattacgtTATGAATGTGCAATACTAACTTCAgttttattacattaattttgaCAAAATGGATGCTTGCAACTGGGGCTTACATGTGTCAGACTACAGAGTACTGTATTAGCAGCTCTAACGTGTGATCTATGCTAAAGAATATTAGCGGTAAAAGCGTTACGTCTTTGTCTATCCTATATCAGTAAGACACCAATTCATGCTTGTCTTTGTACATATTTTACCTTAATTGTTACCACCCTCTGTAGGGCTGAAAGTTAGGTTTGAAGTTAGACACTAGTGCAATGACCTGCATctttttaatgataattttgAGACTAGGTCTTGCCCATTGTTCGTTGGAGATATGAAAAGGGCATGCCTTGTTTTCTTGTCCCTCTCTCTCTTAGTAACATTTATGGAGTGAGAAATGATCTGGACAGTGTTCTGACATTGTTCATGAAATGTGTCTAACACTTTTATTCAAACAAAGACCTCTTGTTCAGTCTCAAACCAAGAGATGAAGTCtgaatgatttctttttctcatccatggtttacatatttgaaaattatgtcTTTGGTCCAATCATACAAATCCACAAGTtgattttttatattatttttttttaaacagatagcTCTTGAAATAATTGGTCTGGGTCGAGTAACAAAAATTGAttggttttgttcagtttttcataGTTCTTTGCAAAGTCTTTGGTCTTTGAATGATCTGCTGtgcttctctgtttcatttatttaaaatctttcgGTGTATTTGCTGGTTgtccttctggttttcttccagaGATCACAGTATCTACTTCgctttcatttcagaaacaacTTCTTTATGGTCTGAAATTtaagcattttctgtttaacGGAATTCCACCAATACATAGATGTTAGGAGTCCTTTATAATTtggaaggtttttttaattaattgtaaCTTTTTAAACCCTTGTAGAGTTCAAATTATCTGAAGATATCTGAAGTCCTTCTTcgaagtttttcttttttgagggTACCctagaaatactttaaaaatgaaaaactgactTTAGCAAACCTTTGTAAATTTAGAGTGAAGCTGGTTTTACAGTCTATCAAGTGAGAAGTTCTTTGCATGTGAACTGGGGATAACAGACTGTCGTGAGCACAACTTCTCTCCAGttagtaaagaaagaaaaagaaagaacaattttGGCTGAACGTGTtaaaacaattacttcataTGACCCTGTGACATTTGTGCTTCTCTCTGGAGTGCATAGGGACCTTACGTTTATTAAAGAGATTTAATTAACATTCAGGATTTACTGACAATatgatgcaaaaataaattaacgtaaaaatgtaaattgtttGCATATTTTGCTATGAGGAGTAATTTTAGGGTCTGTAAAGTTACTGACTAGGTTTCCAGCAACAACACAGAAGTCGCTGGAAAAATATGTGAAACCATAAAACTGAAAGTTCAATTAAGACATGTTTTACAcagtaaagcattttttaaattgtctcaATACTTCTATTTGATGTTGAcctatttttcccttgaaagaCTGCATGAGTTTTCCCCTAATGCTACCATTGCAAGCTGTACTCAATTTCTTCTATTGATAAGCATGTGGCATACTTtgaattcattttcttcactgtaagGTTGTTTCTCTTAAAAAGACAGTACATACTTTTATGTTCTTATCTACCAGCACTGACTCTTTTGTGAAAAAGGGAttaagtttttcattttgtgttgtGCCAAATAACATTAAAAGCATCTTGCTAATAGCTTGGATTTCTTTCTGTGGAAAGTAGTTTGTGCCAGGAGTGGAAGATTTTCAACAGCTAAACTTGAGTTTAAAGTATATGCTGTCTtttaaagggaaacaaaaaagaaaagattctgTCCTTTCACTTGTTGTCTGCATGTTTTTCCCTGTTACTTCTCTCTTGCCCTACTGCTGCCTCGTGCAATGCAGGAGATTCAGGATGGACACAATGGCTATCATTCTGAAGCAGAACCTGATCAGGTGGCAAGTTTTACTCATCTTTCATTCATTAACTGTGTAGCAAGGTACTATATATTAGTACTTGTACAGTATGTACAGATGTTATACTTCTCATGCAAGAGAATCAGTAGAAAGCATTTAGTGTGTCAACTGGCTATGTGCGGAGTGGGGTTTTTGTGTAATGTTGTGTAGTCTAAAATGTAACGCTGCACATAGCCCCTATCTGACAGCACATCAGTCCTTCTAAGTTTGTAAGTATTGGCTAATTCTATACACCTCAGCTTTTGTAATTGGGTGCTGAATATAAAATTCAgttattttccaagaaaaatctAAAGCCAGGGATCAATTTGAATGTCTGTAGAAATTCTGTATTAATGAGGGCTTGGGTAGTTCCTTTGGAGGCAGACATATCCTACCAATTATTTGTATGTGTTTCAGAGTTATTTGTTTACTGTAACATAGTCCATGATATTTATTCTCACTTCAAGATGTAAAAGATTGGAAGCATAATACCTCATCATGTTGACCTGAGAGAGGTCACTTTCTCACGTGATCCTGAAAAGTCCCAGACTTTAGTACATTGTAAATCCTAGCTGCCAGCAAAGGACCCAAAGGATCAATCTTGTATCATTCAGAAATGAAGCCCATCtacttaaatgaaaatttatggAATTAgccttttttggaaaaaaaaaaccctaattgttcttctgtatttcattattaCTTCATTCTTAATCTGACCTTCTGGATCCAGAATGCCTATAATGGACCTCTCCCATAACCTGTGGCACCTTCAGTGGGGTATTGATTGAACTAGAGCATCATGGGGTGCTTCTGACTTCTTGCTatcaaaaatacaaagttaaaatgttaaataaataaagcttctGCCATGTCATTCTCTcagataaaaatattcaaatattaaataagcaacattaagaatagaaaaaaaatatgagctttaaaatgttctcaAGTAGGTAAAATACCAAAACCAATACCTGCATTTAGCAAAAGACTAACAAATTATTAGTTACAAACTTGGGCTGATCTTATCGTTCATATTTTGTATGCTATATGTAGCTAGCATGTGAAACTAATTGTTGCATAAATGCTTTATTACTAATATGTTACTAACAACATGTATGTCTGTGTAATATTTATAATACCAAGATTtatgtttggtttgttttgttgtttttgttgttttttttttttaatatggtacTGTTTAATACAATTGTGCCTTGTGAAAAAAAGATACACTTCTTGTGTTCCTGTAGTCTGGGAGTAAAAGCACTTTGCATCAAAATGTATCAGTGTAGTACAGATGGAAAGTGAGATTTACTCATGGTTTTGGATTTCTGCCAGGCACTGCGGGATGGAAACAAACTAGCACAGATGGAAGAGGCTCCACTTTTTCCTGGAGAATCAATCAAAGTTATTGGTAAGCATGCTATTGAGCACTACACTGAATACTATTAAATCActagtttatttatttaaaaaaaagaatattatttccttttgacttttgttattttaatttaatgctaCTTTATATTACCTGATTTGATGtggatttcttcttgtcttttaaACCCAAATGTAGCAAGGAGAAATCAGTTCCAGGGGGTGACTTGCTCCGTATGGATGAGTCGTTTTTTTCCAAGGGTTAGTTTGTTCCACATAGGTGTAAGGGTCGCATTTCTGCTTGGGGATGCCAAGGATACTTCATAGATTCAAAAGCTTCAAAATTTTGATAGCAAAGATGACAGATTCTTAATGAAATGTATATAACTTTGGCCTGTGATGGCAAGCTCTGTGTTAGCAGTAAAGAATACTAGCTCTTTcaaatgaaagtgaaaatgaagatATGGGCATATAACTGAATTAGTTGGAGGTCAGTTGCTTACAAACTAGTTATTGCTGGTTTGGATGATCTCTCTCTGAGGTGAGTGTGCTTTACACCTCCGGGCAGGGACCAGAGCCACCTGCAGCTAAGAATACCAGCAGGGTGCTTTGTTTCCTGCCTGCCCCTACTGCAGCCCCTGCTAGATGAGCCTAGCCCCAGTTGCTCCCTAGTTGCTGAGCAGCAATGGGACTGAGgaatttcattgttttcatcGTTGAGAAAAAGACAGCTCTTTCAGTCCTGACAGCACCTGAAGAGTAGGCTTTCCTATAGAGGTCAAGCATCAAAACCCTATGGAACTGCAAAAatcttgctatttttaaatggaaataaatttttatggAACAAATGTCTATAATGGTAAAACTAAGCTTTAATTGGTCTGTTTTCCAGCTAAAGATGTTATGTATATCTGTCCATTTATGGGAGCAGTCAGTGGTACGCTAACAGTGACGGACTTCAGAATGTATATCAAGAGTGTTGAAAGGGTAAGACTTTCGCTGTCTGTTGGCATATTGTTTCAGATAGGAATGTTGCTGAAGTAGATTTCAGAAAGTAACAAATTTAGTGTAAGTGAAGTAATCTATTAAACGAGTTATAGTTGACTCTAATGAAACATGCATGAATAATAGTTTGTGTTCCCCCTAATGTGACaaaattcatttgttttatataCAAATTTCAGGATCCACCTTTTGTTGTTGATGTTCCTCTTGGAGTCATAAGTAGAGTTGAAAAAATTGGAGTACAGAGCCATGGAGACAACTCGTGTGGTATAGAAATAGTCTGCAAGGTATGGCATGGTAGAGATTTATTCATATTAaggtattttcatttcacttttctgtAAAAGGAATCTGCATGCGCAtgtgctgtttttctgtctgaTCAGTTCCCTGTATTTGAACGCTGGTTCATTTAGATAATAGATTTCAATTCCTCTTACAATTCTGGCAGTCTTGAACACTTCTGCCTTTCATTTCAGGAGTGAATTCAGcggaaaaaaatgctatttttacgATATCTAGCAACTTTAATGACGATCCTAGTCATCTGATACAAACACTTACAGAACTCTGTTCTAATGTGGGTTAGATGATGTCAGTGACTTAGTGCTACATATGCCTTCCTTCAGTCAAATTTcttataaatgcttttttgaaaTTTATCATAGAGTAAAATAGTGTAACTTATTTTTGACAGGATATGAGAAATTTGCGGCTGGCCTATAAACAGGAAGAGCAGAACAGATTGGAGATCTTTGAAAACCTTGTAACACGCGCATTTCCTGTTTCTAATGGGCTGGTAAGTCTTAACATGTAGATAAGGCTGTCATTGGCGCTCCTCTTTTTGGAAAGTGTAGGTGGGGAAATACAAGGGCTGTCTAACAAACACTGAACTGTTGATTCATAAAATCTGTTACAGAGCAGGCAAGCTACTCTGACCCTGTTTCCATTTTGCATTAATTCGTAAGACATTATGCTATGTCCTGCTGTCGGTGAAGTTTGTTAATTTGTACAAAACCCTTGAGATCTAGATTTGCCTAATGTTGCCGATTAAAGATACGTATGTATTGActcttattttctgctgtgtctAATTCAGCCTAGAAGTTCTGTCTGAAGCAACAAATATGTACAATTAGTCTTATTATTAGTTAGCTGCAGAATGCTATGCTATGCTTGTATGGGTAAGGAACTGGTTGGGAGGGACGACCAATTTCCTTATCCAGGCTTTGCCACTGATGCGTTATATGATCACAGGCAAATGACCTCAACTCTCTCTGACTGTTTcccatcttgatttttttaattatatagcATGTACTTGAAGGAGGAAACtgtccttcattttccttctagCACAGTGTTGTCCAGTCTTGACTGAAGGTTTTATGTCTGCTGTAAAAGAGTTTTAGAAGTGTTACGTTTGAAATATTAGAAGGTTCACTGTTTTGGAGCTTATTGTGCATACAGCCATGAGACAGTAATTTATGcctcttcttttttgtctttagtCTCTTTTTGCATTCAGCTATAAAGAAAAGTTTGCTTTTAATGGCTGGAAAGTGTATGATCCAATGGCAGAATATAAGAGGCAGGTAAGTTACATTAAGTACTTGgtgtattatttttctctgcatctcCCCCAGAGCCatctaaacaagaaaaaaatattaaagaaaactcAAAATTTTCAGCTCTTGCTACATACAGAGACTGCCTGGATCTTATGTTTAGATAACAAAATGCAAGCAGCCTGACTTTGAGAGTGTTGAGCACCCGCTAAAGTTGATGGAGAGAACAGGTGCTGAGTACTTGAGCAAATTGGTCTGTCTTGACACACATTCTTAAATCCACATTTTCCAAGAGCTGTTTGTAGAAAATATAGGCTTTATAAAAACTTGGTTTTGAATAAGCAGCATTAAACGGAAGAATGACTGTGGTTTGTCATTGTAAATCTACAGTTTCCTAgttgcaaaagtatttttattttactatatGATCACTTTTTACCTGAGTGTGCAGCctattcaaataattatttttcatatcagTTTTAAAGATCATAAATAGTAAAGACTTTCAGTGTTGCGGTTTATGCTTCAGTATGAAGACCTAAAGTTTATagcttatttaaaagaaaaacgtaggcacactttttaaaaatgtgtgtagcatttaaaaattttcGCCACCCCAAACTCAGATACGTAGAGGTCTaacctgaaaaatacaaaaacgtTTTGCTTTCATACAGGGCTTGCCCAATGAAAGTTGGAAAATATCCAAAATGAACAGCACCTATGAGCTTTGTGATACGTATCCCGCTATTCTTGTTGTGCCAACCAGCGTAAAGGATGATGACCTCTCAAAAGTGGCAGCATTTAGAGCAAAAGGCAGAGTTCCAGTAAGTGAACATTTTACAAGGAGATATAAGTGCTGTGCAAATTTGTAGCTTATAAGAAATTATCAGAGTTATTTtaggcttttggttttttttttgtttttttttttaaataacagtggGCCGGCTTCCTTTCTGGAAGTTGGGGGGGGAGggcaaagaaagaagcattAGACTTGATGGGTTTAGAACTGAAGAGGGCCACTCAAATGTGAGTATAATTGCTTGGTTATTGTGCCGtgtaatacatttttgtttgtagTTAACACTTCTATGCCACAATAGTTTCTGATGCTAATTCACATACTAGCTTGTGTTCTTATTTGGTGTGCAATATGTTAAAGCCATAGCAGTTTTCTTGAGAATAGACAGTTTTGCAGGGAGCATAAGAATCCCTTTAAATATGTTAGACAGTGACAGTTTTCATGCTGTAGATCTGCTTAGCAAGGCAGTGTACAGGTCCATAGACTTCCATGTGgaagcagtttttcttcctccattgttctttttttttcaaattagtaAGATGCAGTAACAcgctttgtttttattaaactaaAAGCTAAGATGTTTAGAATCACTTTGTATTTCAAGCTCGGATTTGGGATGAGCAGTGCTAGTGTGATGTCAATATGGTTTTGCATCAGCTTGTCCTTAAGTTTGCGTTTATTGATTTGCCAGGAAATAATGCCATGTAGGTAGTGTGATTGTCTAAATGCACTCTGGCCTGCTGCTTTTATAGTAGTATAGTAAACTAAAATGATTTTATTCCAGGTGTTATCCTGGATTCATCCTGAGAGCCAAGCAACAATAACACGATGCAGTCAGCCATCAGTAGGCCCAAATGATAAGCGTTgcaaagaagatgaaaaatactTGCAGACAATAATGGATGCCAATGCTCAGTCACATAAACTTATCATCTTTGATGCCAGACAGAATAGTGTTGCAGATACAAACAAGGTAAGTTGGTATCATAATGAGCATTAGTCGTTCTATCTTTATGACACGGCTGGTGACTGAGTAAGAGGTGAGGATGAGAAGATCTTGGTGTtgaagagagattaaaaaacgGTCTCTGAAGAGGGCATGGAAAGGAAGGTAAGTTGCTTGTAGCATTTTGGAGAGGCGGGCAGGAATTGAAGGCAGCATGAAGACACAGCTGAGAAATGATGCGGAAAAGCCCACAGGAAACCAAAGGTTTCAGTAGCAAAAAGGGGAAGGTATATGAATGTAGTATCAAATATAGCCTATTACAATTAGAATTTCtttcacctaaaaaaaaaaccaacctagTGCttcttagaaaaacaaaagccaaaaatatgtttttattagtGCTGAAATAATCCTTTCTCTCAGAAAATCCTGAAACCTGACCAAAATAACTCTCTCTGCCTTATACTGAAGTCCTCTAcatgttcttttctttgtctgtttttactttttgaatGACAGGCAAAAGGTGGAGGATACGAAAGTGAAAGTGCCTACCCAAATGCAGAGCTGGTCTTTCTGGAAATTCATAATATACACGTAATGAGAGAATCCCTGCGTAAACTTAAAGAAATAGTTTATCCTACTATTGATGAGACTCGGTGGTTATCAAATGTGGACTCCACACATTGGCTGGAATATATAAGGGTAAAATACTTTCGATGTGAAAAGtcaattgttttttttaaaccatgttttaacttgcatttctaaaaatattactaaaataaTGTCTAGATTTAAGCCCATTGCTTCCATCAGGATAatcttgtgattttttaaaaggtcacTTAGAACATAGCATTTTAAGCACTCTATAATAACTTTGTATTTCCAGTTTTATGTATTGGTAGGTAATGAGTTAATTCCTGATAGCACGGAGTCGTATTTAGTGTTGgacaatgttttattttcttgagaGGGAATGTTTGTGAACAGTCCAGGGTTATCCCTGCTTTTTGGAAGAATGCCCTGGGAACTTCAGATTATATTTGAACAACTGCCAAAAGGAGCTGACTGTAAATTCTGCAGTCTTTctcatccctccctccttcaAGGCGATGTTGGTGTTCATGTGTAGGGCACCTACATTTTCATGGGCTGTTTATAGTCAGTGCTTTACTGGGTTATGATCTGCTCTATTATTCaacataatattaaaataaatcacgACCATACTGGGTTTTACAGTCTGTTTCACTAAcctctgaaatgcttttagAATAGATTATTTCATTACCACATTCACCCCCCTGTATATGATGAATATGGATGGagtggattttgttttattagcaACTGGCTCAAATGTCACTCGTGCAAAACATGTTTGGGATTGTTCATTAGTTTTACTCTTCTGTTAGCTAGTGCTTGCTGACTGCTGCAGGCAAACCAGTAGAGGGAGCAAACACTTAAATTAAGAATCAAACAAATGTCATGATCTTTTGGGAACAATTTATGATTCAGAATTTCAGATTTAATTTAGAGAAGTGATTCCCAGGTTCTTTTGCTATGTGCTATTGATAATGGAGGGATGGTAAGAACTCTGTCCTGGACAACAGAGTGCACGCAGGTTTTGTACCTCTAGGAGTATACATACCACCATTTGGAAATCTCTAATTTAAAGCAGTGTCATCCAGATGATTATGTAATTAatctgaaatgttaaaatatatttaccttAAGAGTATaaatttctaactttttttttttttgtagagttCTGGTTGGTATTTCATATGCTtggttttttatctttctttgttTAAGATGCTTCTGGCGGGAGCAGTAAGAATTGCGGATAAAATTGAATCTGGTAAAACATCTGTAGTGGTACATTGCAGTGATGGCTGGGATCGAACTGCACAGCTTACTGCACTAGCTATGCTTATGCTGGACAGCTATTACAGAACTATCAAGGGATTTGAAGTTCTTATAGAGAAAGAATGGATAAGCTTTGGACACCGATTTGCAATGGTAAGCTGAAAGATTTAGTGTGCACTTTGTCACCTTCAAGGCTTTTATTTTGAATAGCATGTTTTCTCACAGTACTCTGCTGCATTTTGGTTATTATCTCAGGTGTCCTTCTTTTAacggtgtgtgtgtgtcagagAATCATGACCTGTTCATTTTTAACAGTAAATCTGTGTGTGAGGTATAATATAAAGTAAATAAGAATTAAGTGGCTTGAACataatggttaaaaaaaaaaatcacatggcTTTTTTATGAGAAAGAGGGATTGTAACACATTGTTTGATCTTTTACAATCTTGTGAATggagaaacaaggaaaacaatTAAGGTGTCTAAGAAGGTAAAATTGCTGGAACCATTACTCTGATTTAAGGTTGAAGTGTTTATTTAACATGTGGGCTAGTGGGGAATTAGGACATAAATTATTAGGACATTTTGTGGGCTCTGATACTTAAGGTCGTTTAGGAGAAATGACATGTAGTTATGGCAGGTAGATATGGAATAATTGTTGTTTCAGTACAGTCTTAGTAAATACCTACCAGTTTGACTCACCGGTAGAAATAAATGGCTGTGCAGTGAAAGATGGGGAAACTACTGGCACAGTTTTGACCAAGTGtctttccagctctgctcaACAGCAAAGGTGTGTCTGTAAGTGAATACTGGGATGCATTTTTAGTAGTTGAAAAATACAGGTTATCATTATGGGAGATTTGCTTGTCTTGTTTGCCATTGGAACATATTTGAGAGTTActctttaaaaagcattggGATGGTACTGTAAATACACaagactgaaatgaaaagtttGTTTTGACCTCCAGCGAGTAGGACATGGAGATGACGATCATGCTGATGCAGACAGATctcccattttccttcagttcaTCGACTGTGTTTGGCAAATGACAAAGCAGGTAAGATGCTTAAGACTATATTTTTATGAGGTCTCAGTCTTTATCTTGGAACAGTAATTCATGTAGGAGAACACATTCCTTTGCAGAGCAGTAGCATGTTGTCCTGAAGCTGGTCATGCTATGGCTGCACCGCGCACACGTAGGGAAACCTTTTCCTCAAAGCGAGGTACAAGGAGCTAGAGTAGAAGTTTTGACTTGAAACCAAAATACCAGGaatccttttttgtttaaaataagctTTCAGAGGATTCTCTGATTACATAAATGAGGGTTATTGATGAGATAAATGTTTGCATTGTATGTTCGCTGGTGGAGTAAATGTTTGTATGGATTTATATCGTCCTTAAGATCAGCAAAAATCCAGGTTGATTGTGAActgaggggaggagaaggttCTTCTTATGTATGTCTCAAATGTGAAACCTAAGTTAATGTTGGCATCATTACGCATACAGGACAGCGTTTCTAACGTACAAGCCTATTCTCAGATAAGTTTTCTTACTTCCAACACTGCTTTTACCTCTGTATCAGTGGAGATCTTTGAAATTAATGATATTTAAGGTACCAAAATATTAAAagtctccattttttttctgaatatgttAAATTTTAGAATGGCTTTAGCCTTCATTTCCCTTATTTGTACCTCTGTGAGCATGAACTTTAGATTTTTCTGAGCTTTCATATCGCTGTTCTGTAACGGGGCTAGTGAAATAGGTTGTCCTCATGAAGGCTTTATTTCCAAGTAAACTAAAAGTGCTtgactctttttcttttttctgtttcctctttttcctcctttttttttttctttgaagccTAACAGATCTGTGCTCTTATGATAAAAGCTATTATACTGAAGTCTGAATTGTATGTGATTTGTTCTGAAGAGAGGAGAGTAACAGCCTGGTTCCATATGATGCTAGGACTCCCAGATCTCTTACCTTAGTCTTCTTGTTCTGAACATGGTTCTTAAAAACTTACATCATAGTTTCCAAAACCTGTATTCAGAACAGTCGTCTTTGTTGCTTTATGAAAGTTCCCTGCTGTAATACTGGGCCCTTGTCCAGAGTCTCTTGAAgactttctctttctgtgtataaatatttcagcattaaTGTACTGCTTGGTATGgctggagaaaataaatgaaaatttctgcGCCTGTCTCAGAGGAAAGCTAATAACAATAGCAAAGAGAAACAGTTCTAAACACCTGGTAGGAACAAAAGGCCTCTGGGGAGATCCTTAATCGAGAGCAGCCTCTTCTATTTTTGTGATCTCACTTGCTGCCTCCTATTTCTTGCTATAAACAGTTTAGTTCCCTTTAgttttctcaaaaaaagaaaaaagggaaggggggTAGGGAGGAGGAAATCTGTGAAACATTTTGCCAGTAACACATCTGTTCAAAACCTGGATCCAGAAACTGTTCTGAAATTCATGAACAGCAGtggcattgaaaaatcattaatgttacagcaggaaaaaaatagaaaatgtcatTCTTGGAGAGTTCTTGCCCacttgtttttatatttttagttgACTACAACACCTAGAGAATAGATGTCAAGGTTGTGATTACCTTGAAATGGACCTATGAAAACCTATGATCTGTTTTATCCTTGTGTATATCACTTGTTTGTAAAACAGTGCTAGTTTCGTGCCTTAGAATCCACGGTAAACATATGTGAAATGTTCCAAAGTCCAAATAAGTGTTAATGACTGCGGGGGTGGGGTGCGGGGGTGTGTGTTTGGGCATGGGCTTGGGTTTGGGCATGGGCTCAAAACAAGccagttttctctttcaggtTCTGAGAACTACGTTCTTAAAACAGTCCATACAGTGAGAGACTCTCTAATTTCCCACTAAGATACAAATTTCCGGATAGCTTCAGCCAATGAAACTTAATCCTTGACAGCCTTatattttcccttgttttttaTGGCCTTCATGACGCACAAATACAGTAATAGAGAACGTGAGAGAAAAGTACACTGATAtcagattttaataaaaaatgtatGTTGATTTCCCTCCTCTGTTAGTAAATTCTGGTGATTTTGAATAGCAGATGTCAAATTGGGAAGGCCACATTTGATCTGATGAAATACTGATGCCCggttaaaaatgaaacagaactgTAAAATATGCATGTAGCATTGCAGCTCAAGTAGTAGCTTTCTACCTTTCATGCACAGTACCCGCATAGGAGGAAGATATGTTTAAAGTTGGTAGGGGGTTGCATCCTGTTCGTTACTGTATGTCATCTGTTGCGAGATGCATTTTTCACTAGTTTCAGTAGTGTACTGTTATATCTAGTGTTCAGTTAACCTGATTCAGTCCAATTCCACAGTCATAAGAACTGTTCTCAGAGTGTTTCAACTTCAAATGTTACTGTAGTACAGAGCAAGTTCATTGATTAAAAAGCAAGTTTATTTTGCATGTCTCTGAATGAGATGGCACTTGGCGTCATCAGACTTGTTTAAACAAGAGcgttcttcttttaaatacttcctttACAAAACCCCCCAACAACTCCAGCAACATCAAGTGGGAGATTTTAATGACCCATGTGTTCTCTCACAATTAGTGGATTTGACAAGTAAATTTTCATTTGGGGAATTTTTCCACCTGAATCTTCAAACAGACACTAATGGCCTTGGAAC includes these proteins:
- the MTMR1 gene encoding phosphatidylinositol-3-phosphate phosphatase MTMR1 isoform X2 — encoded protein: MERAAAGPAVEGGGVSRRTVRVAGAAAAGAASRQASTETLDSPTGSHVEWCKQLIAATISSQISGSVPSESVSRDYRALRDGNKLAQMEEAPLFPGESIKVIAKDVMYICPFMGAVSGTLTVTDFRMYIKSVERDPPFVVDVPLGVISRVEKIGVQSHGDNSCGIEIVCKDMRNLRLAYKQEEQNRLEIFENLVTRAFPVSNGLSLFAFSYKEKFAFNGWKVYDPMAEYKRQGLPNESWKISKMNSTYELCDTYPAILVVPTSVKDDDLSKVAAFRAKGRVPVLSWIHPESQATITRCSQPSVGPNDKRCKEDEKYLQTIMDANAQSHKLIIFDARQNSVADTNKAKGGGYESESAYPNAELVFLEIHNIHVMRESLRKLKEIVYPTIDETRWLSNVDSTHWLEYIRMLLAGAVRIADKIESGKTSVVVHCSDGWDRTAQLTALAMLMLDSYYRTIKGFEVLIEKEWISFGHRFAMRVGHGDDDHADADRSPIFLQFIDCVWQMTKQFPAAFEFNELFLITILDHLYSCLFGTFLCNCEKERLKEEVSTKTVSLWSYINSQLDEFTNPFYVNYENHVLYPVASLNHLELWLNYYVRWNPRMRPQVPIHQNLKELLAIRTELQKKVEDLQREAATRSISSSSDRGSSPSHSATPVHTSV
- the MTMR1 gene encoding phosphatidylinositol-3-phosphate phosphatase MTMR1 isoform X1, giving the protein MERAAAGPAVEGGGVSRRTVRVAGAAAAGAASRQASTETLDSPTGSHVEWCKQLIAATISSQISGSVPSESVSRDYRVCRRPVIRALRDGNKLAQMEEAPLFPGESIKVIAKDVMYICPFMGAVSGTLTVTDFRMYIKSVERDPPFVVDVPLGVISRVEKIGVQSHGDNSCGIEIVCKDMRNLRLAYKQEEQNRLEIFENLVTRAFPVSNGLSLFAFSYKEKFAFNGWKVYDPMAEYKRQGLPNESWKISKMNSTYELCDTYPAILVVPTSVKDDDLSKVAAFRAKGRVPVLSWIHPESQATITRCSQPSVGPNDKRCKEDEKYLQTIMDANAQSHKLIIFDARQNSVADTNKAKGGGYESESAYPNAELVFLEIHNIHVMRESLRKLKEIVYPTIDETRWLSNVDSTHWLEYIRMLLAGAVRIADKIESGKTSVVVHCSDGWDRTAQLTALAMLMLDSYYRTIKGFEVLIEKEWISFGHRFAMRVGHGDDDHADADRSPIFLQFIDCVWQMTKQFPAAFEFNELFLITILDHLYSCLFGTFLCNCEKERLKEEVSTKTVSLWSYINSQLDEFTNPFYVNYENHVLYPVASLNHLELWLNYYVRWNPRMRPQVPIHQNLKELLAIRTELQKKVEDLQREAATRSISSSSDRGSSPSHSATPVHTSV
- the MTMR1 gene encoding phosphatidylinositol-3-phosphate phosphatase MTMR1 isoform X3, translated to MEEAPLFPGESIKVIAKDVMYICPFMGAVSGTLTVTDFRMYIKSVERDPPFVVDVPLGVISRVEKIGVQSHGDNSCGIEIVCKDMRNLRLAYKQEEQNRLEIFENLVTRAFPVSNGLSLFAFSYKEKFAFNGWKVYDPMAEYKRQGLPNESWKISKMNSTYELCDTYPAILVVPTSVKDDDLSKVAAFRAKGRVPVLSWIHPESQATITRCSQPSVGPNDKRCKEDEKYLQTIMDANAQSHKLIIFDARQNSVADTNKAKGGGYESESAYPNAELVFLEIHNIHVMRESLRKLKEIVYPTIDETRWLSNVDSTHWLEYIRMLLAGAVRIADKIESGKTSVVVHCSDGWDRTAQLTALAMLMLDSYYRTIKGFEVLIEKEWISFGHRFAMRVGHGDDDHADADRSPIFLQFIDCVWQMTKQFPAAFEFNELFLITILDHLYSCLFGTFLCNCEKERLKEEVSTKTVSLWSYINSQLDEFTNPFYVNYENHVLYPVASLNHLELWLNYYVRWNPRMRPQVPIHQNLKELLAIRTELQKKVEDLQREAATRSISSSSDRGSSPSHSATPVHTSV